The DNA region GGCGAAGAGTGCGAGCTGCCACGGGTGCACCCCCAGCACGGAGGTCACCCAGCCGGTGGAGCCGCAGGCACCGGAGACCGCCCGCACCACCTCGTAGAAGTGGACGGGGTGCCCCTCCAGGCCGCCGTACCGCTGCGGCTGGAGCATCCGGAAGACGCCGGCCTCGGCCAGCTCCGCGATGCTCTCCTCCGGTACGTCGCGCTGCTCCTCGGCCAGGTCGGCCCGCTCCCGGATCCCGGGAAGCAGGTCGCGGACGGCGTGGAGGACCTCGTTCTGCATGGGTCCAGCATCCTCCGCACGCCGGAGGCGGGGAGGGCCGACCTTCCGATCAGTGGGATCTCGCCGAGCCAGGCCACCAGCGCCGCAGCAGACTCACCGGACAAGCCCGGAGGCGGGTCCGATCCAGGTGAGGGAGATCCTGATGAGCGTTCAGCACGACAGCGAGGTCCGCACGATCGAGGCGGATGCCGCCCCATCGCGGTTCGCCCGCGGATGGCACTGCCTCGGCCTGGCCCGGGACTTCGCCGACGGCAAGCCGCACCAGGTGATGGCGTTCGGCACCAAGCTGGTGGTCTGGTCCGATTCCAAGGGCGAGCTCAACGTCCTCGACGGCTACTGCCGTCACATGGGTGGCGACCTGACCCAGGGCGAGGTCAAGGGCGACAACATCGCCTGCCCCTTCCACGACTGGCGCTGGGGCGGCGACGGTCGCTGCAAGGAGATCCCCTACGCCCGCCGTGTCCCGCTGCGCGCCCGCACCGCGACCTGGCCGACGATGGTGCAGGACGAGATGCTCTTCGTCTGGAACGACCCGGAGGGGAAGAAGCCGCCGGAGGACGTGACCATCCCCCGCATCGAGGGCGTGGGCAGCGACAAGTACACCGACTGGCACTGGTACACCACCGTGATCGAGGGCTCCCACTGCCGCGAGATCGTGGACAACGTCGTCGACATGGCGCACTTCTTCTACATCCACTACTCGTTCCCGACGTACTTCAAGAACGTCTTCGAGGGCCACACCGCCACGCAGTTCATGAACGGCGAGGGTCGCGAGGACGTGCGTCCCACCAAGCCCGGCTCCGGACCCGTGGTGATGGGTCAGACGTCCGTCGCGTCCTACCACGGCCCGTCGTTCATGATCGACGACCTGACCTACCACTACGACGACGGCGACGTGCACACCGTCCTGATCAACTGCCACTACCCGATCGACGAGAACTCCTTCGTGCTGCAGTACGGGATCATCGTGGAGAGGGCCGACCACCTCGAGGACCCCGACGCGACCGCCCGCAAGATGGGCGACTTCACCAAGTTCGGCTTCGAGCAGGACGTGGCGATCTGGAAGAGCAAGGCGAAGATCGACAACCCGCTGCTCTGCGAGGAGGACGGGCCGGTCTACCAGCTGCGACGCTGGTACGAGCAGTTCTACGTCGACGTCGCCGACGTGACGCCGGAGATGACCGAGCGGTTCGAGTTCGAGATCGACACCACCAAGCCGAACGAGGCGTGGAAGCGCGAGGTCGAGCAGAACATGGCGGCGCGGGCGGCGTACCGGCAGCGGATGGCCGAGAAGAAGGCGGCCGGCTCCTCCAGCGACCAGCAGTCCTCCGGGGTCTGAGGTGGCCGTGCGCCCGGACGTCCGTCTCGACGACGGGCCGATGACGCCGGTGTCCTGCGGCACCTGCGGCGCCTCCGTCGAGGCCCGCAAGTCCAGCTGGGACCAGACCAGCATCCAGTGGCACGAGGCGGCGCTCGCCACCTGCGTCGAGCGCCGCGCCGCGAACCCTCGCCCCGGCCCGAACGGTGGTGCGTTCGCCGGCTGCGCGGCGCTGAACCAGTCCCTGCGCGAGGCCGCGGTGACCGGCGCGCTGCCGGTCCAGGACCCCGACGAGCTGAAGACGAACCCCACAAGGAGCTGCACCGCTGATGACCGACCTCTCGACGTACCGTGAGAAGTACGGCCCCTGGGCCCTCATCGCCGGCGGCTCGGAGGGCGTGGGCGCCTCGTTCGCCCACCAGCTCGCCGACGCCGGCTTCAACCTGGTGCTCGTCGCCCGCAAGCCCGGCCCGCTGGAGGAGACCGCCGCAGCGGTGCGCAGCAGGGGTGTGCAGGTCCGCGCGCTGTCGTTGGACCTGACCGACGCCGCCTCGGTGGAGAAGCTCACCGCCGCGACCGCCGACCTCGAGGTCGGCCTGCTGATCTACAACGCCGGCGCCAACTCCTACGGCAAGCGTTTCCTCGACGGCGACCTGGCCGGCTTCCAGGGCGTGATCGACCTCAACGTGACCACCCCGCTCGCGCTGACCCACCACTACGGCCGGCTGATGCGGGAGCGCGGCACCGGCGGCATCATCCTGGTCGGCTCGCTGGCCGGCTACCTCGGCACGCCCCGGGAGGCGATCTACGGCGGCGCCAAGGCGTTCGGCCGGATCTTCGCCGAGGGCCTGTGGCTGGAGGCGAAGGAGGCCGGCATCGACGTGCTCGAGCTGGTCCTCGGCGTCACCCGTACGCCGGCGATGGCCCGCGCCGGCCTCAACATGGACCTGCCCGGGCTGGTCGTCGGCGAGCCCGACGACATCGCCCGCGAGGGCCTGGCGGCG from Nocardioides sambongensis includes:
- a CDS encoding Rieske 2Fe-2S domain-containing protein codes for the protein MSVQHDSEVRTIEADAAPSRFARGWHCLGLARDFADGKPHQVMAFGTKLVVWSDSKGELNVLDGYCRHMGGDLTQGEVKGDNIACPFHDWRWGGDGRCKEIPYARRVPLRARTATWPTMVQDEMLFVWNDPEGKKPPEDVTIPRIEGVGSDKYTDWHWYTTVIEGSHCREIVDNVVDMAHFFYIHYSFPTYFKNVFEGHTATQFMNGEGREDVRPTKPGSGPVVMGQTSVASYHGPSFMIDDLTYHYDDGDVHTVLINCHYPIDENSFVLQYGIIVERADHLEDPDATARKMGDFTKFGFEQDVAIWKSKAKIDNPLLCEEDGPVYQLRRWYEQFYVDVADVTPEMTERFEFEIDTTKPNEAWKREVEQNMAARAAYRQRMAEKKAAGSSSDQQSSGV
- a CDS encoding SDR family NAD(P)-dependent oxidoreductase, whose protein sequence is MTDLSTYREKYGPWALIAGGSEGVGASFAHQLADAGFNLVLVARKPGPLEETAAAVRSRGVQVRALSLDLTDAASVEKLTAATADLEVGLLIYNAGANSYGKRFLDGDLAGFQGVIDLNVTTPLALTHHYGRLMRERGTGGIILVGSLAGYLGTPREAIYGGAKAFGRIFAEGLWLEAKEAGIDVLELVLGVTRTPAMARAGLNMDLPGLVVGEPDDIAREGLAAIADGPVHVISGNEKVVAMRATTDRAKLVVGTHEMMKKLVPEDH